In a single window of the Flavivirga spongiicola genome:
- a CDS encoding DUF5989 family protein: MEFLKDLWLFMKERKKFWLAPIIIVLLFLGILIIFGGSSAVAPFVYSLF, encoded by the coding sequence ATGGAATTTTTAAAAGATTTATGGCTCTTTATGAAGGAGCGAAAAAAATTCTGGTTGGCTCCTATAATTATAGTGCTTTTATTTCTTGGAATACTAATAATATTTGGTGGCAGTAGTGCTGTTGCTCCATTTGTTTATTCTCTATTTTAA